In the Desulfobacterales bacterium genome, one interval contains:
- a CDS encoding acyl--CoA ligase family protein — translation MDNNSVFFDVLSPVKFLNRSAKVYGDKDAVVYNELRYSYSELHARVNRLAGALKKIGVAKGDKVAFLCPNTPPMLEAHYAVPMIGAALVSLNTRLSSRELSYILTHSDAKVLFVDNELADLIQPIVPELKKIKAFVNICDVSEERPLTGMEYEAFLKTGSDAPMACEVEDEYQVATINYTSGTTGFPKGVMYHHRGAYLNAIGEVVETGMNAESVYLWTLPMFHCNGWCFTWAVTAVGATHVCLRKVVPKEIYRLIEKEGVSHLCAAPTVLIGMANYPEAKNVTMRRQLEIMTAGAPPSPTVIEEMEKLGVNITQTYGSTEVFGPHSICAWQTKWNTLSAPERANIKARQGVPYVVAMHMDVIDRATGKSVPYDGKTLGEIVMRGNNVMLGYYKDPQATATAFRGGWFHSGDLAVIHPDGYVQIMDREKDIIISGGENISTVELENVIYRHPNVLEVAVIPIPDDKWGEVPKAFVKPKEGRVIDEKEIIDFCRQNLARFKAPKAVEFGDLPQTATGKIQKFKLREKEWQGRNRMVN, via the coding sequence ATGGATAACAACAGTGTCTTTTTTGATGTGCTTTCACCCGTAAAGTTTTTGAATCGTTCCGCAAAGGTATACGGGGACAAGGATGCGGTGGTTTATAACGAGTTGCGCTATTCCTATAGCGAGTTGCATGCCAGGGTCAACCGGCTGGCCGGCGCACTGAAGAAAATCGGTGTTGCAAAGGGGGATAAGGTGGCGTTTCTATGTCCCAATACCCCACCCATGCTTGAAGCCCATTACGCGGTACCCATGATAGGGGCGGCGCTCGTGAGCCTCAATACCCGCCTGTCCTCCCGGGAATTGTCTTATATTCTCACTCACTCGGATGCCAAGGTCCTGTTTGTTGACAACGAGTTGGCCGATCTGATTCAACCGATTGTGCCGGAACTGAAAAAAATCAAGGCCTTTGTCAATATCTGCGATGTATCCGAAGAAAGGCCCCTCACGGGAATGGAATATGAGGCGTTTTTGAAGACCGGGTCTGATGCCCCCATGGCATGTGAGGTGGAGGATGAATATCAGGTGGCGACCATCAACTATACCAGTGGCACCACCGGATTCCCCAAAGGGGTCATGTACCACCACCGCGGCGCCTATCTGAACGCCATCGGCGAAGTGGTGGAGACCGGAATGAACGCCGAGTCGGTGTATCTCTGGACCCTTCCCATGTTTCACTGCAACGGATGGTGCTTTACCTGGGCGGTTACGGCGGTGGGGGCCACCCATGTATGTCTGCGCAAGGTCGTACCGAAAGAGATTTACCGTCTGATTGAAAAAGAGGGGGTCTCCCATCTCTGTGCTGCCCCAACCGTTCTGATCGGCATGGCCAATTATCCGGAGGCAAAAAATGTAACCATGCGCCGCCAGCTTGAGATCATGACGGCCGGCGCACCACCTTCCCCGACCGTTATTGAAGAAATGGAAAAGCTCGGCGTCAATATTACGCAAACCTACGGCAGCACCGAGGTTTTCGGACCCCATAGCATCTGCGCCTGGCAGACCAAATGGAACACCCTGTCCGCCCCTGAAAGGGCCAACATCAAGGCACGTCAGGGGGTTCCCTATGTGGTCGCCATGCACATGGACGTCATTGATCGCGCCACCGGGAAATCCGTCCCCTATGACGGCAAGACCCTCGGCGAGATCGTCATGCGCGGCAACAATGTGATGCTCGGCTATTACAAGGATCCGCAAGCCACGGCCACCGCCTTTCGGGGTGGATGGTTTCACAGCGGGGATCTGGCCGTTATTCATCCGGATGGATACGTTCAGATCATGGATCGCGAAAAAGATATCATTATCAGCGGCGGCGAAAACATCTCCACCGTTGAGCTGGAAAACGTTATCTACCGGCATCCGAATGTCCTGGAAGTGGCCGTCATACCGATTCCGGACGACAAATGGGGGGAAGTGCCAAAGGCCTTTGTCAAACCAAAGGAGGGCCGCGTGATAGACGAAAAGGAGATTATCGATTTCTGCCGGCAGAACCTCGCGCGTTTCAAGGCGCCCAAAGC